One genomic segment of Megalopta genalis isolate 19385.01 unplaced genomic scaffold, iyMegGena1_principal scaffold0060, whole genome shotgun sequence includes these proteins:
- the LOC143261653 gene encoding uncharacterized protein LOC143261653, with protein MRQRDIRRRLLSRERSWSRFGIQTLGQYSDLYLKLDVLLLADVFENFREKSLENYKLDPAHYYTLPGFEWDAMLKLTKIELELFTDVDMFLFVERGIRGGLSQCSHRYARANNKYMSTYDSAEPSSYLMYFDVNNFYGWAMSQPLPHRGFQWVDDTSNFNIDSVPIDSPVGYILEVDLEYPQEIHDAHADLPYCLIHEVVTLQKKLLTTLSDKNRYVLHYRYLQQCLRYNLKLKKIHRILKFEQSCWLRRYIDLNTRLRANANNDFSKNLFKLMNNAVFGKTMENVRNHVNVKLLSRWSGRHGAKHLIARPNFHSCTVFSEDFVAVQMNQFSIKFYKPIYIGMSVLDISKLHLYDFHYGYMLPNFQERCRILYTDTDSLIYQIICDDAYEMIKRDIHRYDTSNYDRNNVYGVPIANNKVLGLMKDENGGKIMTEFVGLRSKMYAIRVQDKDDVKKIKGIKTNVTIKNITFDDYLACLHDHLEKSVCVKLIMSIQHQVYSVSQSKLALSPYDDKRYILNNSIETLPWGHYKIAKGGEGEAGGRGSGGELEKIKAVI; from the coding sequence ATGCGACAGCGAGATATCCGACGTCGACTATTGTCACGCGAACGAAGTTGGTCACGTTTCGGTATACAAACGTTAGGACAGTACAGCGACTTGTACTTGAAATTGGATGTGTTGTTGTTGGCCgacgtgtttgaaaattttcgcgaaaagtCGCTCGAGAATTATAAACTCGATCCAGCGCACTATTATACGTTGCCCGGTTTCGAGTGGGACGCGATGCTAAAATTGACGAAGATCGAGTTGGAATTGTTCACCGACGTTGACATGTTTTTGTTCGTGGAACGGGGAATACGAGGTGGGTTGAGTCAATGTTCGCAtcgttacgcgcgcgcgaataacaagtatatgtCGACGTACGATTCGGCCGAACCGTCTAGCTATCTGATGTATTTCGATGTTAATAATTTCTATGGCTGGGCCATGTCGCAGCCTTTGCCGCACAGGGGTTTCCAATGGGTTGACGATACGAGTAATTTCAACATCGATTCCGTGCCGATCGACAGTCCCGTCGGGTACATTTTAGAAGTTGACTTAGAGTATCCTCAGGAAATTCATGATGCTCATGCGGATCTTCCCTATTGCCTGATTCACGAGGTTGTGACGTTGCAAAAGAAACTGTTGACAACGCTTAGCGATAAGAATCGTTACGTACTCCATTATCGATACCTCCAGCAATGTTTgaggtataatttaaaattaaagaaaattcatcggatactgaagtttgaacaatcatgttggttacgtcgttacatagatttaaatacgaggttgcgcgccaacgcaaacaatgacttctcgaagaatctgttcaaactgatgaacaatgcaGTGTTTGGAAAAACGATGGAAAACGTTCGAAATCATGTAAACGTAAAGTTGCTCTCGCGATGGAGCGGTCGACACGGTGCTAAGCATTTAATAGCTCGTCCAAATTTCCATAGCTGTACCGTATTCTCCGAGGATTTTGTCGCAGTTCAAATGAACCagttttctattaaattttataaacctatttacataggcatgtcagtgttggacatatcaaaattacatttgtatgattttcattatggctacatgcttccaaattttcaagaaagatgcaggattttgtacacggacacggacagtttaatttatcagattatttgcgacgacgcgtacgagatgataaaacgtgacattcaccgatacgatacttccaattatgacagaaataaCGTGTACGGCGTTCCGATCGCGAATAATAAAGTATTAGGATTAATGAAGGACGAGAACGGAGGTAAAATCATGACAGAGTTTGTGGGTCTTCGCTCGAAAATGTATGCTATTCGGGTACAAGACAAAGACgatgtaaaaaagattaaaggaattaagactaacgtgacgattaaaaatataactttcgacgactatttagcatgccttcacgatcatttagaaaaatcagtttgcgttaaattgataatgtctatacaacatcaagtgtattcagtatcacagagtaaattagcattgagtccatacgatgataaacgatacattttaaacaattcgatcgaaaccCTTCCTTGGGGACATTATAAAATCGCGAAAGGGGGAGAGGGGGAGGCAGGAGGGAGAGGGAGTGGGGGGGAgttagaaaaaataaaagcggttatataa
- the LOC143261654 gene encoding uncharacterized protein LOC143261654, which yields MSNQTNNFLHKNGSHNDYKNYGYSISMKRSFQQSQPQSQQNQLQIPRNARILGRRYSIAGNYFKFLEICVRVDENLRVEFVLGDNRGTEISFSMATWKLLVKTRDYIHNYFDADKKEKQIDETLSLQIVNFNGMSLIKLFDSQASIYVTKETMDNLYKLELCMDHMYSWLLENIPETQDRFAKLVDIVKNSNNEQNYATVIFTNELFERNCLIDCELLALCLDLIVSKANR from the exons atgtcaaatcaaaccaataattttttacataaaaatggatctcacaacgattataaaaattatgg ATACTCCATTTCGATGAAACGGTCGTTTCAACAGTCGCAACCCCAGTCGCAGCAGAATCAGTTGCAGATACCGCGCAACGCACGAATCTTGGGTAGAAGATACTCCATAGCCggcaattatttcaagttccttgaaatttgtgtacgcgtggatgaaaatttgcgcgtcgagtttgtcttgggggacaatcgtggaacagagatttctttttcaatggctacgtggaaactgctggtgaaaactagagattatattcacaattacttcgacgcggacaagaaggaaaaacaaattgatgagactttatcgttacaaattgtaaattttaatggaatgagtctaatcaagttgttcgattctcaagcatcgatttatgttacgaaagagacgatggataatttgtacaaattagagttatgtatggatcatatgtattcatggttattagaaaatattccagAAACTCAGGATAGATTCGCGAAGCTCGTTGACATTGTAAAAAACTCCAATAACGAGCAGAATTATGCGACCGTAATTTTTACAAACGaattgttcgaacgaaattgtCTGATCGATTGCGAATTGTTAGCTTTATGTTTAGATCTAATCGTATCGAAAGCGAATCGTTGA